CGTCAGGAAATTTAACTTTTCTCTCTATGCACTACATTTAGTTGTTTATATAGTatgaaataatatcagccttgtattacattatatactgtcccactgctgggtacgggcctcctctactactaagagagattaggccttagtccaccacgctggcctagtgcggatttataggcttcatacaccctcaaaattcttaaagaggATTTCTCAGGTGTCGTAAactttttagtataaaatattgtatcgaAATCCAGAGAAATAGTTTAGTGTAATTAACATTCAACAAAAATTTTCATAGGTTGGTCAGGTTCTAAGGTTAGAATTTATAGTTTAGTTAAGCTTCTCatagttctatattttttttagttattaataatgcGTCGTGACACCCTAACAACATAAAAACATGCATTAACCGATAATGAgtttgtaataaacaaaattgtataaattaaaatacgaaaacagaaacatttaatattttttaagttaattgtgTTAGATTAGTACAAAACACCAGATTCAGAATCAAAATCACTCTCCGAGTCGCCTTTACGCTTGTAATGAACGAAATTGGAAAGTTTTCCGACATAGAAATCTTCTATTTTGTACCGTTTAGCTGGATTCTTAGAGGGTCCTGGTTTTATTGGTCTACCGCGTCGTTTTCTTCCATTTTCTTGAACCTGAATATCATTATTTACACTGGGTGTTACCTctttaacattattttcaacttgactatttattaaagtatccTCTTTGTGTAGCTCTTTGCGCTCTTTCGATATTGGTTGAattgtgttttcttttatttttggtagTGGTATTTCATCGCTTTTGTACAGCCCCTTGCCAGCTAACACCGATTTAATTGACTGTCTGGAAATTAATAACTTGgataaaacaatttgaaaggaatttcataaaattttaattctatgATCATTAATAAAATCACCTTTCTCTACTTTATCAAGACCGCTTTGAAGATGGCCTTCATAATTGCGTAGAATTTTCTTATTAGATAATAAAAGTAGATTCCTTTCATAAAACTATTCAATAAGATGCGAAACCTTAAAGTATAATCTTCTTATTTTAATACGCGATATTATTTACGGACATAGCTCGTGTTTAATAAATCAAACCTTACCTGACATCATCAGCCGAATAAAAATCCAAAACTTTCAATTCATTTAGATTGTTCGTAGTTACTGTTGGGACCTCATCAGCACCACCGACGCTCTTTTCATCGTAAATTTTGACTGAAATGTTACTATAATTCTGCCCATCAGTGTTATCGCACGAATCGTTCACATTATCCTTCGACGATtccatcaaaataaatgtaaacacaaaataaaactagaaaacCTTTTGACAAACCAGACAGTGCCGGACAATTTGTCAATGtcacaaacaaatatacatttttttctgaAAGAAAAGCTTATAAAAAGTGTATGTAAAAAGTTTCGCTGCTCGAGCCACGGAGCGGTGCTGTTTCTTATTAAATTCCTTTGAAAATATAACTAGTTAAGATTTCATAACTGTGCTTTGActcggttttattttaatctaaaagaGACAGTCCCAGTCAGGTTCTTGAGTGTTTTTAAGACTTGGGTAAGTacgtaaaatgttaaattaggGAAACTGTTTTGAAAAGTAACGACGGTGTTCGTTTGATCAAATTAAGTCtatcgtaaatatttgttatatgagACATAAGTAATAGAATAAGGCATTGAATGttaaaaggtatatttttttataggcatTTTTGttcaaggcaaagtgaccccactggacctgatggtaactggagtggggtaatagaatgtcgactgacgagacatgactacccctcggcagtcgacacaattatgccggcctgttggaaccggatatagacaaactgatcccggaacgcgacacactgacgtAGGCTACTGTAGCGGGTTTGaacacctcgtgtacggtggtcgctatccagacggatataaaatatattctaccacagGTAAGTATATtcaacagtatagttagttcgTCTACGCTAGCGATATGGTAAGGAGTACGTGGGGGGTCACCATTCATTAAAACACAGAGTTACATAATCTGTTTATTGTACTCCGTTGTAGAGTGTCTTTAGCCTAACGCAACGAACGCTTATATTCTACACATACAGGTAAAGCACATCGGTACAGCGCAACcactacaatattatatagaCGTGATACTTTCAAGAAAATACTACCAAAGAAAAATACATCAAAAGGTGacagtaaaaatttaattaattaacgcCCGTCGATGATGTATTTCAAACAGACGCTGTGGCTGTACCAGAACATTCTATTGCGCCAGGTTACGGCTCACGGGGGAACAATGCCTAAtaagctttataatttaaggcAAATTTGCTCGGCGAGGAACGAAGACTTATTAGATATCTGCAGAACGAAATTAGTTGAAGGTTTACTGGCGCACGCCCGAGGACAAAGCTTCTACGAAGTGCGACCTTTGTGTACGTGAATTTTTCTGTTGAATTTAACACAGAAATGCTGGATAATGTGATGAAGTTTTGTTACGTTGACGAGTATATCTTGTTATAATATGAAACGTGGTACATTGAAGCgagcataatttatataatatagtaaaagcGTTAATTTAGTGTTTGCTAAAACAAATAGGTGAAGTAAAGAATCACGTATATCTATAATACGTTTGCCAGTTTGTCAATTAACCTAATCTTTTATTCGTGTGTAATGGCGACATTCAAAAGCCATTCGATTCATAATCCAATTACTGAgaattatatgttaatttaatctACTCGTATATCAACCCACAGAATTAAAACATCACGGACATAGTAAATAAAGGCATAGGAATAGACTAGTTTATAATACTCTGACTGACTCGGAcagcggtggcgtagttgtactgcatgtgcatTTCGGCAGGTCCTGGGTTCTAatgccgggtcgggcaaaattatatttgggtttttctgctcagtatcaacccggtgTCTGTAATGTGTGCCCCGATACGATAGGCTCTCTAACATCAAGACACGGAACAGagatggcgaaaagtaggtgccctggttgcgtctctgcataccttTTCGGAgagaaatgcgtgatgtatctttgtttagtttataatattctttgaaaTATGTATGTCTGAAATTTGTTATAAAGGCATGAGTCACGGAAAATTTTCGAGTACAAGaaagcatatttttaaatatcagtaCAATCCCATTAAAACTAAAGAAACAGTTACCTTCTACTTTAAAATAGTGAACAACAAAGTAATATatcaaaagaaaaaagtttCAGAGGGCGGAAACTTGGAGACGAAGTGGAAAGAGAAAAACTAGACACCGAAGGCGGTTGTCTAATGAAGTATGTGCCGCAGTCGCAATGTATCGCATCTGCGACGGCCCTCATAATGGAATTGGTTGGCTGTCCGCTTCACACTGAATTGGTTTTGGCTGTATGGAATGGTTCCttatgttttaagttttttttttatatttaattaagataaaaacgctattttgtttctaattaaagTGGGACTATGAAATCTTCTTATGAAGTAGACTTGTTAACAACTTTATAAACTAACAtactgcaataaataaataatgtaaaaagttccgaataactaaaatatatcataaagtGTCAATCAAAACACAAACGAACACTAGGATATTCAATATAAAGCAGTTCATAGATacaaatatagaaaacaaaggattttttatgtttatgcgaatggtagacattgaaataaaactattttacgaattttaattttattgcgacgtttcgaaggctgcatccttcgtggtcacggggcggactaatatctacctacattttattattgtaaaatgtaggtacatgttgtaactgacttttcggatgaccaacaccttagtccgcagtaaaaaattataaacaccgcgataaaatccgctaaatagttttctttcaaTGTCGAAAATAGGAAACTGAACATAAATATTCCCGATTAAACAGACTCCTACCGATGTCCGAATCGATTGTGTCTCACGGTTTTTCTCTGTTGAAAGTCAGCGGCGGTGCCATACGTCACGTGGATTTATGTCTCGTTCTACCAGCGCCGACGGTAAGTGCCAGTTCGATAATTTACCATTTGCCACTTACGTCTGTTCGTGTTTAATAGCTCACTGCACTTAGCTTACAAGCACACGTGGGAATGAGTAGCTATGCGTAGGAAATGGGAATgtacaaaaagaaacaaaactgaGTTATGAACCCTTGATCATGTTTTATGGCCTTGGCGTGGCTGTATTATGATACGACAGCAGTGCTGATgtctgggttcgattcctgggtcgggaaaagtgatgttgggttttgCTATACAATATCAGCTGAGTCTGGAAATTGTACCCGacatggtgataggctcgtgccctgtcatatcatgggacgaaacgcACACGGAGGAAAGTGGGTGCAAATGATGCGCGTCTGCGTACCCCTTCAGAgacaaaaggcgtgagtgtgtgttaaTACCTTTAATATAAGAAGATATTTGCACGACCGTTAGTTCGTTAGAGGGATATAATGGGCTGAAGCGCATGGATGATATTtggatattgatatatttctAATTCGTATAATATTGCGGAGGTAAATAACCAACGACAATTTGATAAAGTTCACATGATCACACtgaatgcaggccgctttcaacAGAtccatttgaaaatatttagttatgaGTCACCTACTAGAAGTGTACTCCTATTAAGAGTAGACttctaatatgtaaaataacCATTGCTAGATTGATCTGTTAAATAATCCAACTGCATATAGCTAAGAATATCGAACGCATTAAAACTTTCATGTCTGCGGGGAATAAAGGAATATTCTGAGcgaataataaacttaaaagcaAAATGTCAatatcaagttttatagccCAGAGGTAAGTTTGGAAATCGTAATTCTTCAAATTCAATATATCTTTAGATTTGAGATTTCAATTGCAGAAGTTACTATTAGATTTACGTCTCACTAATTTTtagaacacatttttattaacttcatttaaaacaaaacgcaCATTATGCAGTTTGTGGGTTTTTACTTATTTCCGACCACTCACTACCAGCGGCATCCCACCAAACATTATGCCAAGGTGAGTTGATctcttttttgaaaataaagcaaacataagtttaaatatacAATGGAGCATTGGATAAAGAATAAgccatttattataaatacagacaatatatagaaattataaatatactaaaccatagactatatatcacaaataatatgatattattaccgcTGTATTATCGACGATCTACGTGAAACAGTGAACTGATGAGAGACAAGAGATGAAATACAGTCTTACATTTGTAGCTCAATATAGATATGGAGGTACGTAGCTTAATGTTAATACGATAAGCAACTATTTAAAGTCGTGGGAATTCTAGTATTCATTCTTTATCGTTTCTAATTCGAAATGAGCAGAGATAATAATTGgatctaataataattgtacGTTATTGGATAGAACACCGAAGTCATTTGGACCAAGTGCGCGCTGTTGAAACAAAATTCTTTGTAGTttcttaataatgttataaagtatttgtattaaaatttacggCCAAATGGGTTTATTTGAAACTTTGCACACAGATAAtctatttatatactatatgcCACATTTTGTCACAAAAAAAAGATACTATTATCCCAAAGCGCCTTTTACGGATAAAGCTtacttgaattaaatatttatttacatcattgtatataacatttatattctaagtaataccaaaaataaatcgaaaataataaacacagcTTCATATTAAATACGCAATTCTTATACATTTGCGTAATGAAACAGCGTGTTCGGTCATTTTGAACCCCCGAAATGCCATTAGAGTACGCTTTTTACAATTTCAGAAACAACGTGCCGCCATATTTATCCATTTTGGTTATCTGTCCAATTGTAAGATCCAGTCATTAGCAATCTCTAGGGGCTATTAAGTATCGCCGTTCCATCGCCCCCACCACAACAGAAGCATTTTTATGATTAAGACTTTTATACGGTAGTGAGATAGCCCCTTATTTCCTCACAATGCGCTTCTGTAAAggcattttatgtataaaatatagaggTTCTAATAATGGGGATAAAATAGACTTATAAGGAATACTGCGGGTTGGTAAACTGATGTCTAAGGGCTTGTTTAGTAAATGCTACGTCAATTATATgtccaaatacaaaagtcacattgTCAAATGGTAACTAATGGTAACCATTGATCAACTATAGTACTTATACTATCTAGATCACTCGCTATCTATATTACAAGTTATCTAGTCTATAACATATGTTACAACATTGTGGAACACGCCTTAGCGAAACTTATGATAACCTGTACAAGTATATACGGTTCTGATATCTCGctatttattctataatataaagacATGAATGTTTAACAAGTCAGCTTGCcgtaaacaaattgaaaactacAACAAAGCTCCTACAAtccttttgtatttgttttataaaatatactataaagaCAAACTGCAAATAATGCCCgctttaaaatttgaaataaaaaacaaaacgttcattgaaataaaaataaatcaggcCGGCAATAGCACCGATATTGAAAAGTGTTACTAAAGCGTGAAAACGTAaagtttaaatttcaataaaaatggtTTATCAGAAATCTTGAGAAGGGAATATCTCGCTGCCACGTCTCCATCTCCCGTATTTACTTTGGGAGACAATGATAAAAGTGTGCCTAAGATGGATTTATACAATGGTCGTCCACAAAAGAGACGCGGTAATATTAAAATCTCAAGCACTGAGATTCGCCCTGTAATAATCTTTTTAACGCGAACAATGCATTGCAGATGAAGTCTTCAGAAATTCAGATAAGGTTTTATGTGCGTTACTGCACTTGCTGGGACGATAAAGTTGTGTGAAGACAAACAACGCTGCGTATATGCTTTGCCTACATATTTTGTATACTACATTTCTCTAGCCTTTCTATTCCAATTAAATCCTGCAtcattaaaatgtgaatattatatatattttattaatttggcaTGGAAACAATCTACAAATTACATGATGCACTAACTAACGAGAttcagtataattttttattcacttaaacacCGATAAAACCCGcgcacattttaaataaaccaatattttaaactatttaattatttaaaattaaatatgagaaACCTTCAAAAGAGACCTGAAGTAATTTTAGATTTCTTATATTTGCTTAAAAATGCCTACACTCTGGAATATAATAGAGATTATATATAAGATTTAATTCATAACTATACATCTACAAGGAAACATTGACTAGAAACCTTTATACGTTTGAATTCacgtaagaatttcgaaggttgTGAAATCTGCCAATCTTCACTAGGCTAATGTCGTAAACACTCTAAGAAATACAGAAGCCCCGTGCCCAAAAAATGGGACATTAAGTACAGAACTTATACAACCTGAGAATTTtcgtaagaatttcgaaggtgtgtgcagtctgccaatcctcactaggccaaTGTCGTAAACACTCTAAgaagtagagaaggcccgtgcccaaatAATGGAACAGTGAGTACAAGACTGATACAATTCGTTCTGAATACATCAAGGTATCTACAATCACAATGTCCATAAACCATAAAGCTCTGGCAGATACTAGACAGCCATTCACACATCGAACCGAGCCCGACGTATCCCACATGCATTGTTATAACGCAATATTCAATTCCATTCATAACAAAGCAAATTCCATATTTCGCGGTGCATCAAGCGGATTGAACGTATGTGCCATATCTCAGATGATGACAGACGTCATGTGAATATCGCACAATAGATTCCGAAGGCAAGAATTCAACGCTTTGAATTTTGCGAAGTGGattcgtattttatatttgactgAGTGCTGAAAGGTGCGCGCCTGCCTTAACTCTGAAGGAGGCAAATAATCTCAATCTATTTTTACGAATATTATACGAATATTGAAGATGTTTGCATTTCTGTCGCCCTGAAACAGCATCAATTACTTTCTTGCGGACACGGCTACGTAACTGTACTGTAGTTTATGGTAAGTTGAATCGCATCCAAGTAAAGTATCGGCTAAGGAAATAAATATCCGTAGCCAGTCGACGCAATTACGCCGGCTTGACGTACAAAGCCGATCTTGTCAGCATATATCTAATTGTCACGTGCGCATAATACACATACTAACATGCCAACTGAAAAGGCAAAAGCTTtctgccgcgttccgggatttaATCCGCGCCTCCGCTGCGAACATAATAGCTTATCCATTAGACTTTGAAAAAGCTGAAAAAGACGTGATGCATCCGTAATGTtttatggtcttattcataataaaacccttatcgaaggtataaatcgcaaatagttaaaacgtcctATAAGCTTACCAagccttcgataaaatttctt
The nucleotide sequence above comes from Manduca sexta isolate Smith_Timp_Sample1 chromosome 11, JHU_Msex_v1.0, whole genome shotgun sequence. Encoded proteins:
- the LOC115450495 gene encoding uncharacterized protein LOC115450495, with amino-acid sequence MESSKDNVNDSCDNTDGQNYSNISVKIYDEKSVGGADEVPTVTTNNLNELKVLDFYSADDVRQSIKSVLAGKGLYKSDEIPLPKIKENTIQPISKERKELHKEDTLINSQVENNVKEVTPSVNNDIQVQENGRKRRGRPIKPGPSKNPAKRYKIEDFYVGKLSNFVHYKRKGDSESDFDSESGVLY